Genomic segment of Leishmania major strain Friedlin complete genome, chromosome 20:
ggcgagggagggtATCGACCTGGGCCTCGTGCCGGAGAGCTCGCTCACATTATGCGGGACGGAGACCAGCGGTGACGCGCAGACATACAGAGCAGCAAAACGCCgacagagagacggaggccAACTCGATCGCATCGCCGTCTCACATCGCCGCGTTTCGGACCCCCGCACAGATGCGAGGGGGCTACACCTAACCCTCGTGCCTCCaacaccacccaccccagCGCACTCCCGCCTTCCAaccgcctcgctctctctctgctgatCGCAGTTTTCTCCTGTTTTTCCTTGTCGACATGAGCCGGCACAGCCGCAGGTTgcacgtgcgcctgctgcgcgccgccgccgtcgtcgctgcgggCACACTTGCATATCGGCGATGGCGTCTtcgcgcctccagcgcgttGCCGGCGTCTGCCTACCGGTCGGCGAATGGGGCCGAGCATTACCACGACAGTCCCGCACCGCGCTCTTCGCGCTGGTCAGCGCTGCAACGAAGCTCGGCAGCGGACCCATTTGACCTCCTCGTGATTGGTGGGGGCCTCACAGGCCTCTACACTGccgtcgacgcggcgcaACGCGGGCTGCGAGTGGCTTTGGTCGACGCGGCAGACTTCGGtggaggcagcgcagcttCGTGCAtgccctctgtctctccgGGCGCGTTGCCGTACGTGCAGCGAGCCCTGCGACAGCGTGACTGGGACTGGTTGCGGATGGCGGCAACCGTGCTCGTTGAGGAGACGACGTGGCGCAACGTTGCACCGCGGTGTGTCGTGGCACCCGACACACTGCTGCGACGCTGGCAGAGCTGGCATTGGCGAGGCGCCGTCGGCAGAAGCGGCTGCGAAGCCGCGTCCAAAGCAGGGGCCACGGAAGATGGCACCACTGCCGTGCTACATTCAGCGGAACCTTCGGCGAGGGAGCCTTCGTTACTGCCTTTCGATTTGACGCATGCCACAACGACGCTGTTGCCAGCCTTGCACTCGACGGAGATGGTGGAGTACGTCTGCGCCGCGATCGTGAGTACGGCGATGAGCATCTTTTGCGGTCCGCTGCGTCTGAACCTCGTGCTGCCTCGGTCCGTCGTCGAGGCGCGTCTACCGGCGCTCGCGCCCTGCTCAGGGCCGTCCCCCTCGCCAGCGCATCTGCGAGGCGGCATCATAGCCAACGACTTTGCGCTGCGTGGAAATACAGTCGCCGTGTCGCTCGCACGCACCGCAGAGGAGCTCGGTGTGACTGTGTTATCCTATGCCCCTGTGTTCGCCATTCAAGAGGTTTCTGCGCCGACCGCGACGGGGATGAAGATGAGTTCGCAGTCCAGCTCTACCGGCGCCTCTTCGTGCGCTGGCGTGATGCTGGTCTCTGTACGCGACGCGCTGGCTGCGAAGGCGGTTGCAGCGAGTCTGCCAGCGTCGCCAGACCGATCATGGTCCCGCTTCTTGCAGCGGCGACTGCGACAGAGCAgcgcctcttctccctcaTCCACTGCCGACTCGACTGCACGGCCGAGAAGCGCAGTATCGAGCCCGGATGCCGCGACCACGACGCACGTCTACACTCGCAGCGTGGTGAACTGCACAGGTTGCTGGGCAGACACTGTAAAGGCCATGTACGACGGAAACGCCAGTGACACCGTGCCGGCTGCGTTTGCCGGATACCAGGCGTACTCCTACCTGATCGCTCCCGCCAACACCGTGCATGCCGCGCCGCTCCCGTCAACGTCATCCACGGATGGCCACGACGCAGGGCAGGGGACCGCGGCCTCATTACCGCCGCTCTCCGAGACGCTgcaggcagcggcactcCTCTTCAGCTCTCCGCGGCTGAGCTTTGCCTCGGTGATGGTGCTACCGTGGTGGGACCAGTGTGTGATGCTGGGGCCGAGTATCTCCTCTCTGCCACCGTTGCCGGCGACTGTCGCGGCGAACACCAACGCACCGCTGCACTCCGTGGACGGATAcgctgcacagcgccagcgtaCGCTGTCGATGCTGAGTAGCAGCGGCGTGTCTGTGGACGCGTCGCGCCTGCTCTCGTGCGTGTCGCAGATTGTGCCGCATGTGAAGGGACCTAAAGAAGTGCCGTGGACtggagcgctgctgcatcgcggCTACGCCTTGCACTTTTCTTCAGTGCCGCTGCCCAAGGGAGGCGGCCAGGGTGACGTCCAAGAACCTGTGTCTTTGGTAAGCAACTGTGcagacgccgccggtggcgttGTCGCTGTTGCGCGCCGCGACGTCCCGCTCCTCCACGTGTATGGCGGTATCCCACTGTTGGCACGCCGGATTGCTGAGGAGGCGGTCGACGCCCTTGTGTGTCACgagccgccgctgttctTGGAGAAGACGCgcaagcagctccaccgGTGCCGCACGCGTCAGCTGCAACTGACTACGCCAGCTTCTCTCTGCACCACCACAGATAGCGGGCCGATGAGCGCACGAGCGCGTCTGGAGACCCTTGTGAAGGACACCTACGCTGAGCGCGTAGTCGACGTTGTAGcccgccgcacacacgccgcctACACCAGCCCTGTCGAAGCCCTGCAAGCCATACCCACGCTAGCGAACTTCATGGGTAGGCTGCTGGAGTGGGATGAAGCTAGGCGATTTTCAGAggtcgaggcggcgcggcgtctCGTGCACAGCGTGGCGGTAACAGTGTGAATCACTCTGTCGATgctgtgcgcggcggtgccggtggcgcggGACTTCCGTGTtggagaagggcggcgcTTCTTTGGTACTCTCCTTGTCTCTGTATGGCTCCAGCAGTGTTTTGTGCGCTATGGTCGCAAGCCGCCAGTCGCCAGTCGCCAGCCAgccagcccccccccctcccctcctctgcacAGTCCCGcaggcaggcacacacgcaccaggagagagagagagaaactgAAGCACTCTTcctgtctctttctctgtgtatCGTTAAAGGATCCGGCCAGGCGGCTTGCCCATTGCTCTCCGTGCCTGTGACGGCGTACGCGCGTGTTCCTATCCCTCACGTGTCGCCGcacaccttctctctctctctctctacgcTGTTTGGTCAGTTCGTGTCTCCCTCTGTGTCTACGCGCTCCATCGCATCGCCGCCAAATACCACAGGAACGctgaacaacaacaacaagaacaAGAAAGCTCGTAAGgcgcgcgggggggggggtgcgcaCGCGGCATCCATCATGGCACGCgccagcgcgtgcacgtgttTTTCTATGtttggtggtggtcgtggggCACGAGATGGCCTATATACGTCAACGCGCACGCTCACTCGTGCGATCGTGCGGGGTGCGGCGTGAGGGTGCTCATTTCTCTTCTTGAACGAAGGAGATGTTTCGGGGCTGGATGTTGGTCCTCGCTCTccgtcgccctctccccgGCTGCTCCTCACCGAGGCGGCTCACTGCAGCTGGAACGTCTTGCGCCGCGCTTTGATTCGCACTCTGTTTATGCGTCGAGGGCTCAGTGCACCCcccgccacccacccaccccctcacacacacatcccAATCGTACGTCCGCATTTCATTACTTGAGGGTCGTCTACTcttccgccctccctccttccttgtCGGTCGCAACTCCCGCTTCCATCTCGTGTCCTGTGCCGCGTTCgtgtacacgcacacgtgcgcctcGCCCGCGCGCTGGCGTCCCATTCGGCTGTTCATTGCAATGCCAGTagtgtgctgctgctgttgccggcACGATTTCTTCGCCCTTACGATTTAACTGCGTACTTTTCAATTTCTTGCCGTGTCTCTCCGTTGCGTGCACCGTCGTGAGgcactgcgccgccgccggccgaCATACCAGCGTAAGTGGTACAACTTAGCGCCTCTGTatctccccttctcctggCATTGTGGTGACGCCACCGTTCACGCACGTACAGGCACCCGCGGCTCACACCAGCACATTGAAGTCGCGCGCGTTCTCTCTCCTGGCGTTTCTTCGGACAAGCGAAACGTCTCAACCCGCAAACAGACACCGGGAGCCTCGCATCCACGCATTATCTCCACTCCGGCCCGCTCGCGTAGCCTATGTGAGGGCGAGTGCGCCACTCACGCTTGCCGTGCAGCCTCCAGTGTAGCGATTCACTCTCCGACGTGACAGCAAGAGCGCCGGGTGCTCATAGCGGCACTCTGTGCACACTCTTGCACGCGAGCCCACTTACCTGTGGCATTGGACCAGAACGAAAGGGTGAGCAGGCCCGCAATGGCCTCGGACACATCGAGCAACTTTTACTACTTCGCCTACGGAACCTATGTCGATGCAGCGGAGTTGCAGCGGTCTCTTGCCGCCGTCTCCGGTAGTGTCGCGTCGATCATCCATTCAGCCCGCCCTGCCCTCCTTCCAGGGTACCGCCTCGTGCTCGATGCCGTGAGCGCTGAAGGGCCGCGGCTAGGCTGCATCAACATTGCCCCGCTCAGTCTCGTCGCCCGCGATCCATCGACGGCGCGTCACTCCCCAAGCAAGGACCGGGATGGAACGTCACACGAGTTCAAGGCGGCTTTTCGCGACGGGGCTCGGGGGATCGTGTACGAGCTCTCCGCCAACATGCGTGAACCACTGCTGCAGGCTGTCGCGCGCGAAGGGTCATTCAACGCGTACGCCATGCTCACGTGTTACGTGATGAGCGACGTGCATCGCGGCGTGCGGGCGCCAGACTCGCAGATGCTCACGTCCCTCGTGATCGCCGCGCTGGACATGCCGCTCATGGAGCGCGAGTTCTCTGAGGAGACCCTCATGCAACTTCgctggcagccgctgccAAAGCCGCAAGGGGTCCAGGCCCAACCAGGGCTGGTCGCCGTTGTTGCACCCTCTCCGGCTGGAACTCCAAACGGTGCGGATTCCCCGCTTCAGCCGCGCTGGCCTGGATTGCATTGGTGCAACTGCACGCAATCTGTGCGCGTTGCCCCCAGCCAAGCATACGCAGCTCTCCTGGAGAAGGCCTACCGTGAGTACCTCCACCTGAACATAGCAGCCGATCAAGACGGCAGTAGCTCCACTGAGGTCGCCACTCACAGCTCAGCGTCCTCGgatggcggcgacgtcgactCGTACGCGACAGCGATCCATCGCATGGTGTACCAGCAGGTCCGCAATGTCAGCAAGGACCGACAGGAGGCCAAGACGTGGTACTTGGCGTACGGCTCTAACATGTCTTGGGAGCAGGTGTGCGTCCGTATCGGCCCGCCGTaccagcgccgccccgccAAGCTGCTCGGCTATGTGCTCGTTGCCAACACGGTATCCATAGGCCACTCGAATGGTGGTAACTTCGGATATTACAACGTGgagccggtggcgctgcggaagaagaaggaggcgcaggggATGGTGAAACACCCCAGTACGATGCCGCCATACGTCTGCGGTGCTGCGTACGAAATCAGCCAGGCACAATTGGAGATCATGGACACCTACGAGAGAGGCTACTCCCGcgagctgcaccgctgcaccgACCTAAGcgatgcgacggcggccCCGCTGGAGTGCTGGACGTACATTGCACAGCAAACCTCCGAAGActtgctgccgtcgcacGAGTATCGATCACGCGTGTTGGAGGGCGCAGACATTCTACCGCCAGAGTA
This window contains:
- a CDS encoding glycerol-3-phosphate dehydrogenase-like protein, yielding MSRHSRRLHVRLLRAAAVVAAGTLAYRRWRLRASSALPASAYRSANGAEHYHDSPAPRSSRWSALQRSSAADPFDLLVIGGGLTGLYTAVDAAQRGLRVALVDAADFGGGSAASCMPSVSPGALPYVQRALRQRDWDWLRMAATVLVEETTWRNVAPRCVVAPDTLLRRWQSWHWRGAVGRSGCEAASKAGATEDGTTAVLHSAEPSAREPSLLPFDLTHATTTLLPALHSTEMVEYVCAAIVSTAMSIFCGPLRLNLVLPRSVVEARLPALAPCSGPSPSPAHLRGGIIANDFALRGNTVAVSLARTAEELGVTVLSYAPVFAIQEVSAPTATGMKMSSQSSSTGASSCAGVMLVSVRDALAAKAVAASLPASPDRSWSRFLQRRLRQSSASSPSSTADSTARPRSAVSSPDAATTTHVYTRSVVNCTGCWADTVKAMYDGNASDTVPAAFAGYQAYSYLIAPANTVHAAPLPSTSSTDGHDAGQGTAASLPPLSETLQAAALLFSSPRLSFASVMVLPWWDQCVMLGPSISSLPPLPATVAANTNAPLHSVDGYAAQRQRTLSMLSSSGVSVDASRLLSCVSQIVPHVKGPKEVPWTGALLHRGYALHFSSVPLPKGGGQGDVQEPVSLVSNCADAAGGVVAVARRDVPLLHVYGGIPLLARRIAEEAVDALVCHEPPLFLEKTRKQLHRCRTRQLQLTTPASLCTTTDSGPMSARARLETLVKDTYAERVVDVVARRTHAAYTSPVEALQAIPTLANFMGRLLEWDEARRFSEVEAARRLVHSVAVTV